In one window of Synchiropus splendidus isolate RoL2022-P1 chromosome 15, RoL_Sspl_1.0, whole genome shotgun sequence DNA:
- the irx4a gene encoding iroquois-class homeodomain protein IRX-4a produces the protein MSYPQFGYPYSSAPQFLMTTNSLTTCCESTGRSIADSGVAASGQTPVYCPVYESRLLATARHELSSAAALGVYGSPYPGSQGYGNYVTYGTDASAFYSLGTFDTKDATASAHAGLTQATAYYPYDPTLGQYQYDRYGTMDGGTRRKNATRETTSTLKAWLQEHRKNPYPTKGEKIMLAIITKMTLTQVSTWFANARRRLKKENKMTWPPRNKGSEEKRYDDDEDGSQEEQIKSESNDEESRTRANKDLQLSDLEDFDALESENSECELKHRYHMNAHMTTTNDCPSDMKMSIPVSLGGEQQDLSKSCLKSSPDDFQSDSRQQQQAKVCYQQQILDGKPRIWSLAQTATSLNQTEYPSCMLRNQLPPSSLTPSPAATSPASGLDNRQDSPVTTLRNWVDGVFHDPLFRHSTLSNTLSHTSVSWSSKGSVLEAEKSSGPLDATKDMSFPKTINKLFCS, from the exons ATGTCATATCCACAATTCGGATATCCATACTCGTCTGCGCCACAG ttcctgaTGACCAccaactctctgaccacttgctGCGAGTCCACCGGCAGATCCATAGCCGACTCCGGCGTGGCGGCGTCCGGCCAGACTCCGGTCTACTGTCCGGTGTACGAGAGCCGGCTGCTGGCCACCGCCAGACACGAGCTGAGCTCCGCTGCCGCCCTCGGCGTCTACGGCAGCCCGTACCCCGGCAGCCAGGGCTACGGGAACTACGTGACTTACGGGACGGACGCTTCGGCGTTCTACTCGCTG ggAACGTTCGACACTAAAGATGCCACCGCTTCTGCGCATGCGGGACTCACCCAGGCAACCGCCTACTACCCCTACGATCCGACCCTGGGACAGTATCAGTACGACAG ATACGGCACCATGGATGGTGGCACGAGGCGGAAGAACGCCACGCGCGAGACCACCAGCACGCTGAAGGCCTGGCTGCAGGAGCACCGCAAGAACCCGTACCCCACCAAAGGAGAGAAGATCATGCTGGCCATCATCACCAAGATGACCCTGACGCAGGTCTCCACCTGGTTCGCCAACGCCAGgaggaggctgaagaaggagaacaAGATGACCTGGCCGCCGAGGAACAAGGGCTCGGAGGAGAAGAGATACGACGACGACGAGGACGGATCTCAGGAGGAGCAGATAAAAAGCGAGAGCAACGATGAAG AAAGCAGGACCCGGGCTAACAAGGACCTGCAGCTGAGCGACCTGGAGGACTTCGACGCTCTGGAGTCCGAGAACTCCGAGTGCGAGCTGAAGCATCGGTACCACATGAACGCACACATGACCACCACCAACGACTGCCCCTCTGACATGAAGATGTCCATCCCGGTGTCTCTGGGTGGGGAGCAGCAGGACTTGAGCAAGAGCTGCCTGAAAAGCAGCCCGGACGACTTCCAGTCGGACagccggcagcagcagcaggccaaAGTGTGCTACCAGCAGCAGATTTTAGACGGTAAACCCCGCATCTGGTCCCTGGCCCAGACCGCGACGTCCCTCAACCAGACTGAGTACCCATCCTGcatgctgaggaaccagctgcCCCCCTCCTCACTGACCCCATCCCCTGCTGCTACCTCGCCCGCATCCGGCCTGGACAACAGGCAGGACTCGCCGGTCACGACCCTGAGGAACTGGGTGGACGGGGTCTTCCACGACCCTTTGTTCAGACACAGCACTTTGAGCAACACGCTGAGCCACACCAGCGTCTCCTGGAGCAGCAAAGGCTCCGTGCTAGAAGCAGAGAAGAGCTCCGGGCCCCTGGACGCCACGAAAGACATGAGCTTCCCTAAAACGATCAACAAACTCTTTTGTTCGTAA